From the genome of Chanos chanos chromosome 5, fChaCha1.1, whole genome shotgun sequence, one region includes:
- the LOC115811174 gene encoding DNA-directed RNA polymerases I, II, and III subunit RPABC1-like has product MDDEEETYRLWKIRKTIMQLCHDRGFLVTQDELDQTLDEFKSQFGDKPSEGRPRRTDLTVLVAHNDDPTDQMFVFFPEEAKVGIKTIKMYCQRMQEENITRAIIVVQMGMTPSAKQSLVDMAPKYILEQFLQQELLINITEHELVPEHIVMTKEEVTELLARYKLKESQLPRIQAGDPVARYFGLKRAQVVKIIRPSETAGRYITYRLVQ; this is encoded by the exons ATGGATGACGAAGAGGAGACTTACCGACTGTGGAAAATTCGGAAAACGATTATGCAG CTTTGCCATGACCGAGGCTTTTTGGTGACACAAGATGAGTTGGATCAAACTTTGGATGAGTTTAAAAGTCAGTTTGGGGATAAGCCTAGTGAGGGTCGCCCACGACGGACCGACCTCACCGTGCTTGTAGCCCACAACGACGACCCAACAGACCAAATGTTTGTCTTCTTTCCCG aggaagcaaaAGTTGGcatcaaaaccatcaaaatGTACTGCCAGCGTATGCAGGAGGAGAACATCACACGCGCCATCATTGTAGTACAGATGGGCATGACGCCATCCGCGAAACAG tctctGGTTGACATGGCCCCTAAATATATCCTTGAACAGTTTCTTCAGCAAGAACTTCTAATAAACATCACAGAGCATGAG CTGGTACCTGAACACATAGTGATGACCAAGGAGGAAGTGACAGAGCTTCTTGCGCGATA TAAACTGAAAGAAAGCCAGTTACCCAGAATCCAGGCTGGAGACCCAGTGGCTCGCTATTTTGGTCTGAAAAGAGCACAG GTAGTGAAGATCATTAGGCCAAGTGAAACTGCTGGAAGATACATAACATACAGACTTGTCCAGTGA